GGCCACATGGTCCTGATAAATTGGTTTTCTTCGGTCCTGGCAAATGCGGTGGACTCTTCACCGAAGACACCTTATGACATCCGCAAAATGCATCGTCCACGACTGTCATCTACAACATAGCGTAAATTTTTTTTGCCTTCATCATCCACGATGATTACACCATTAATCAGGACTACCTCAACCACGTCTACTACATGATTGGCTACATCGACATTGACATCCCAGGCTACGTCTACAGCTACACAtcggcaacaactccagtcaacagTGTTCGCGTCCGGGATGGCGGCCCCGGTCAAGGTGGGTGGCGCTTTCCCTGACGGAGGGTGGCTGCGGGTGTGTGGCCGGTCTTCGTCGGCTTGCGTAGGCGGCGAGGACCCGGTGGTGGGAGCTCATGGCGGCCGTGATTTCCGTCGGGCAGCCGCCAGATCTGGATCGACCAGCGCCAGCTTCATCTCCTTCACCTTATCCCGCTCGATCTGGGCTTCGGTGTGGCCTTGGTCGTCGGATCCAGGTGGTGGGCGGTGATTGGATGGTGGGGCTCTTGGGATCGGGGAAAACCCTTGGCCGGCGACAGCGGCCACAACTACGACGACGCCGCGGCGCCGATCCACTCCTTGGAGTCTTCATTGAGATCTCGTCTGGAATGGCGGCGGCCCATGCACGAGAGATGGAGGTCTTcgatcagatctgggtgaaaacctgctattggctattgccaaggccggcgatggcagtgttgtctgcgtcgttcccttcctgaaggcatcgccCTGGAGAaattcaaggccactctctgctacctccggaggaaaccctagatcagtagatcggatgacggcgactcgctggtgtcgtttcccccttgggggcatcattcttggaggtgcacacgggctcgagggactGGAGGACGgcatctttggtggagcggtgcttcatcttccacattgatggtggcggttctcggcggcgtggcgctgtggagactcggcATCTGATGCATAGAGATGGACTCACGCAGGAGGAGGAAACTGTCTGGCGTCAGggtggcgttgatggcagagaggcctgacaGGGTTGGTGCATCTGTTCTGCTCTGAGGATGGACCAAGGGAAGATGGAGGAGACGGCCCTTGCACCATgcggtgctcactgggagtgtgcTAGACCGGTGTGGGACCCAATCTAGATAGTGGCTTGGATGGAacacccggctttagatgttaggttcTGGCGCGATGTcggtttggtattaggcccggacattcggcaccccttcatcaaggggataggagtagcaacggtgttgccaagatggtggcttcaggcttattgatgtatcaccttgtatggtctttgtgaataattaataatatggttgcatgcatcgtccagatgcagagcccggggtacatcctccttttcaaaaaaaaacagtGTTCGCGTCATTTCTAGTGTCCATGCCACTCCAGTGTTATTGCGGGAGTGAATAAAGGAGAGACAAGGCACCAGAAAAGGATGCAATCACCACCCTGTGTGCCAACCCATCAGGGACGAAGTTGATGATGGGGCAATGGAGAAGACGACAGAAGTGCAAGACTTCAAATTCAGTCACAATTGTTCACTTCACTCCCGCGACAACTCAGGGGATGTTAGAAGTATAAACGTGTTAGTTAGAGTTCAAGATAAGAGAGGATAGAAATAGAGGTTTCAACAAATAATGACTTGTCTTATACTCCAAGTCTCTTCTCGCATTGTATTTCCATATATACCACGTATGAGGGTCATATCAATATAACAAATATTCAGGATCCTAATATTTTCTACAAGCGGGCCGTAGTAGTCCCCGAAAGGGGATCTGGGGCATGCAAGGGTGGGGGTCGCCAATCTGCACCATGATTTGCAACCTTGCTTTTGTATTTTGTATATTCGCCGGCGTATATCAGTATGCATATACCTGTATTCGCATTGTAAAGCGAAAGCATTATACCTGCTTCTATGGGTCCGTTTCCAAAGGTACAAATATTTCGATGAACAGTGTCTGTCCGAAGTGTTTACTAAAGCGCGAGCCTTGTGCTGAAATCGTTCAATTGTGTCCTTCTGTCTTCGTGACCGTTCTTCAATTGCCCTCTGCTTCTCTTCTTAGAACTCTTGTGTTCTAACATCACTGCTGTAGACAAGAAGCGGTCCAAGCTATTTTGTTGTGAATCGCTCACAGATGCAATGACTGAACGACGGTACGAAATGTATTTTGTAAGCTTATCAGGCATAGGTTAGTCGATACCGTGTGTTTGATGTTCTTCGAAATGTTCTTGTAAGCACATGTTCTGCATATGGTTGCTAGGTCATATCTGTCTAATTTACCGGGACCGGCTAGGGATGTGGGTGTGGGCGGTTCTTACGATGGGGGCACCGACCTAGGGCCGATGGTTGATGCTGGGCTAGGGGTGAAAGGACGCGCCTTTCGCTTACACTATTGTGGTTGAGTGGTCGTGATATGGATGACTGGCGGTGCCTAGGGGCATGGATGCCAAGGCGGTGGTCCTGCATGGCAGGCTCCATGGTTAAGTTTCCGCCAGGCTCTGTGGTGATGGTGGTGGCTTCACCTCTTTGTCGTGTGAGCAATAAGGGGTGTAGTGACGGGAGGCTCTGGTCTGTTCTAGTAGTATCCAGATCTTGTATGGATGAGCTAACCCTCGTTGCGGTGGTGACCGGGACCTTTCGGTGGTATAGGTGAGTTTTCGAGTGAAAACTTTGCATTTCTGGCGCCGGCACCGGCGGCGTCTATGGATGTCGTTTGCTTCCTAAAGACGTTGTCATGGATATTGTTGTTGTGCCAGGGCTCCAAGTGAAAACTCTAGTCCGTTTGTTTGGACTCGACGGCGGCGACGCTTCGCATCGTTACCTTCTTGGGGCGTTGTCATGAAGCATAGGTGTCTTTGGTCGGGCTTCAGCTGGGTGTTATGCTTATTCTAGTTCCATGTTCATTTTTTGATCTGTTTTGGAAGTGGGTCTCCTCATCGTATCGTTCGGCGGTGTATTTTATTGAGTTGTTGCTTATTTGTTTTATGACACCCGAGTTTCCTTTTATTCATTCCTCCTGTACAATCTGTTACCACGCTCCAAGCCACCATCGCTGATCCAAGCAACCTGTACTGTACATACGTACCACTGAGTGCTCAGGCAGCCAACATCTCTCTGCTCTCTGAGCCAACATCTGGTCAGGCCATCAATCATGGCCTAAACACAGCTCGCAACTCTCCGGCCGGGTCTCGCCGGCGCATCATCTCTCCCTAATGAATAACTATACTACTACATCTACATAATGCTGCAGCCGGGATCCTGTTCTTGCTGCTGATAAGCCGGAGCAGGGTAGGAGTAAACCGGGTAGGACGGCATGGAGTTGTACTGCTGGTACGCGGGGTACGTCATCGGCGCAACCGTGTTCTGAGAgtagccgccgcctccgccgccgctgccaccaccTTTGGAACCGCCACCCTCCTTGCCACCGAAGCTCATGCCGCtaccgccaccgtcgccgccgccgtacCCGTAGCCGTCCTTCTTCTTCTCGCCGCCGCCGTACCCGTAGGCTGCGGCGTAGCCGTCCTTCTTCTCGCCGCCGCCGTACCCGTAGGCGGCGCCGTAGCCGTCCTTCTTCTTGTCGTCGCCGGACGACACGCTGAGGAGCTCTGCGTAGCCCAGGCTGCGCCGGAGCATCGTGGTCAGCGTGATCGGGTCGACGCCGTCCCCGACGATGATGATCTTGTCCCCCTCCATCGTCGCGGATGTCACGCCTGACATGCCAACGGCCGCCTTGAAggccttcctcctcttcctctcatCATCCAGAGCCAACTTGAGGACAATCTTTTGCTGCAACAGTTACAAAAGAAAATTCAGAACGATGCACAGAATTGAGCAAACTCAACACTAGCTAGTCCTGGAACAAGACAAGCAAACTGAACATACCTTAACCATCTTGCAACTCGCACAAACTCTCACGGAATCTCCAGCTAGCTTTGACAGTACACTAGCAGAGTAGCTAGCTACTCCAGAAGATCAGTTTTGCTTTTGTGCAGTGTGACAGATGCAAGAGATGAGCCGCCTCTTATGAGCGAGAAGACGTTGTGGTCTTTTATAGGCAGGCAGAGAGGCAGAGGGACGAGGGAAGCCGCAAAGAAGGGtctggagagagagagaaaggtggccaAATGGAACAAACAACCAATCAGCCAACCAAACAGTGCATGCGCTATACTGAATCATTGACAGGCCAGGCTCAATATCGTATTAGTGGTTGATATTCTCTGGTCGGTGCTAGTGCGGCAGAAGTTTCCACGCATTTGGTCCAAGGCATCAGTGACCCCCTTCAGAAAGGCAGACAGAAGATATCTTGGTCATCTCTGCTGGCTGCCACTCACATTTTCGTGGtgttattctttttttcttttgtgatTGCACGTTTTCGTGGTGTAGACAGCTGAACTTATCGAAAGAGGGCCCTAGTCCCCTTATTGCCTTATCATACATATAGAATATAGAATATATTTGTTTGTTTGTGCCGTTATTGAATTCCTGAAACTACCAGTAAAGGTCATTTTGTCGAAAGAGGGTTCTGAATTTTTTGCTCTCGCCGTCTCAAGAAAGTGTGAAAAAATGTACGTCGAATGGCCGGTTATCAATACCTTTTTCTTTACGGGTGAAATGATGCACACAACAATAGCAACGTTTGAGAAATTGGAGCACCTGAGCTTCACTTTCGGCACAATCGCGACCCTAAATCATACTTTTCATACTACAAGTAGATACTCAAGATTCGTTTGAACGTGGACCATTCTTACTTACACGGTCTTTTCGTTGACCTACATATTCTGCTTGTCGTTTAAACTTTATGTAATTCTGCATAAGTAAATGTTTGTTTGGGTGAAGCTCTTTCGAAGAACGCATACAAGATGCCCACTATTCAACTAAATATTGCTTTGAGACGATGGTTGTACATTCTCAATGGCAGTTTAGGCATATAATTGATTTAGATTACGCTAATCCACATTTTCCAATCTGTTTTTGCCTTCTTCTTTTTTTACCTTATTTTCCCCATTCCATTGTTTAGCTGACCAGTGTTTTCCTGCTTTCATGGTTATGATTTTCGCAGCCGATTATAAAATCTGCTACCGCAGATTGAGTGTTAGATGGTGTCTTCCAATTGGTTTCCTAGCCGAATCCCTCCTAACTGCGCACTGATATTTTGGGGTATAATCATTGGAGTGCTCCTCAAAAGATCTACATCAGTGGGTAGTGGGTACCCCACATCATTGTGAAGCACCGAGTAGTTCAATTAATCTCGTGGGACAAAAAAGTTCACTcacaaagaaagagagagagtttatAAATAAACTACTATGTTCGATGGAGTACTCTAGTAGTACAAGCTGAGGTTCACATAACATGAACTGATGAACTGATTGGTAGTCGATGATTCGCGACAGAAGAAGAACCTTCGTTGTTTATGTTCCTGCATTATTAGCATCAGAACAAGTTTTCCTCTAAAAAAATCAGCATCAGAAGAACAAGTTCACTTTGTACCGTTGCTTAGTGTGGCCGAAAGAATCTGGCCAAAACTAAAAAATTAGGGAAATGCCCCTGCAATTCGGTCATCAGAAGATAGTTTTCTTTACTATTTTTTCACTGCCAATTTCAAGAGGCTTTGCAAACTGATGAATGCCACAGCTTCGTTGGTCGCATTCGGAATCATGTTGGCTCCTCAGCCCAGGCCACAAACAGATACAGCTCTCAGTTCGTGACGAAGAACTTGCTAAGCCAAGAAGAGGAAGTTTCTGACAGAGGAGAGAGGAGCAAAAGAGCCATTTTGCCACCGCAGTTTCTTGCTTGAGGTTTAGGTGTTTGCTTGTCTTGTCTCAAGTTAACATCAAAATCGGCGGCATTTGTCCACGCCGTGATTTGCTTCGTGTCCTGTCCAGCCGGCCTACGCAGGAGCCTGCATGCTTGGCGGAGCGAGGGTGGACACGTAGGGAAAAACGAGAAGGCGCAGCGTCACTCTGGTCTCGCGTTTTTCGTCAGCCACAGGAGGACAGCGATGGCCGATGGCCATGGCCAGCAACATGTGCTAATTTGGTTATGGCATGAGATAGCCTAACGTACGCCTAACACAAGTACAAAACCAATTGAGTTACAGAGTTAGACTGCATTGTGACCCCTTATCACCGCCGTGTCCGTCTTCATCCGGTGCTATTGAGGGTCGGGTGTTTGGCGACTTGtgcggcggcgacgagggcttgGCCTGATTCAGAGCCGCCTTTTTTTACGGGAAAGCTTACTTTATTAATCAAAGGACGGATATATCGTCTGCTAGCATACATACTCACAATGAAATCAGACGGGTCATCAATCCAACGAGATGGATTATTAGCACGTCCCCATCTAGCTAGCTCATGAGCTACATAATTTGACTCTCTAATACAATGCTCAATAGTAAACCTCCGAAATCTATTAGATAACTACGACATTCATCAAGAACCGGCGCTGCCACCATAG
This window of the Triticum aestivum cultivar Chinese Spring chromosome 5D, IWGSC CS RefSeq v2.1, whole genome shotgun sequence genome carries:
- the LOC123124668 gene encoding holotricin-3 yields the protein MVKQKIVLKLALDDERKRRKAFKAAVGMSGVTSATMEGDKIIIVGDGVDPITLTTMLRRSLGYAELLSVSSGDDKKKDGYGAAYGYGGGEKKDGYAAAYGYGGGEKKKDGYGYGGGDGGGSGMSFGGKEGGGSKGGGSGGGGGGYSQNTVAPMTYPAYQQYNSMPSYPVYSYPAPAYQQQEQDPGCSIM